The DNA sequence CCGCTTCCGAAGAAGAGCGCTGACACCTCGCGTCCGACGACGAGCAGCCCGGCACAGGCCGGCGAACGGGCGGCTGCCTCCGAAGCAGGGGCAGCCGCCCTCTCTTCGTACCCGGACGGGCCCCGGGACCGGCCCCGGGACCTCCGGATCGGGCCCGAGCGCTCCGATCGGCCCGAGCACACCGGGTCGGCCCGACCACTCCACGGCGGCCCACGTCCTCCGGGCCGACTCGCACACCCACCCTGGAGACCCCTCGTTCCGACACGGGGGCGATCCGCGGGGCGGTGCCTGGAGCCCCTGACCGACCCCGGGCCGCGGGCCGGTCCCCGGCTCCGCTGCCGGACCGGAACCCCTGAGCCGCGCTTCTGACCCCTTTCAGGCCTGCGGCCACCCGAGGGTCCGCAGGACCGCGGAGACGCGCGTGTACACCCCTGGACTGCCCGCCCAGCCGCACCCCGCCCCCCACGACACGAGCCCTATGAGCCGCCCCTGGGCCACCAGCGGCCCCCCGCTGTCCCCCTGACAGGCGTCGCGCCCCCCTGCCACCTCCCCCGCGCACAGCATCGTCTCGGCACGGTAGGTGCCGTCGGAGCCCCCCGGGTAGGCGCTCTCGCACACCCCGTCGGGCTGCACCCGTACGCGCGCCGCGTGGAGACTTCCGGCGTAGGCACCGGACCCCGTGGTGTCCCCCCACCCGTAGACCGTGGCGGCCGTTCCCGCCCGGTAGGCGGGGTCCCCCGTCCCCGCCATGGCTATGACCGAACTCGAGGGGAGCGGCTCGGCCAGGGTGAGCACGGCGAAGTCACCGGCGTTGGTGGCGCTGTCGTAGCCCGGGTTCACCCACACGTCACGCACGGCGACCTCCTGGCCGCGTTCCGAGAGCAGTTCCGTGCGCCCGGTGATCACCCTGAGGTCGTGCACGTGGTCCGGCGGTGCCCCCAGCACCTCCTCGTCCATGCAGTGGGCCGCGGTGAGCACGGTGGTCCGGCCGACCGCCACACCCCCGCAGAACTGTCCCGCCCGCGTACCGCCGAACCGGTCACGGCTGGCGAGGGCCACCGTCCACGGACTGTCCGACACATCGACGGGGGACCCGCCGACGACGATGCTGTCGGCGGCCGCGGGAAGAGCCGAGGCCAGCGGTATGACGGTCCCGGCGGCCGCGAGGGCCAGCGGCCGGGCCAGCGCCCGGACAAGAAGACGTCGCATGCGCGCTCCTCACACTGGGGTGATCCTGAAACACCCAGAGTGAGCGAGCCCGCCCGGGCCCGCACCCGCGCACCCACGCGAAAGACCCGGCTCCCGACGAGGGGAACCGGGCCTTGGGGGCCGGGGCGCCGCGACGGCCGGTCGCGGCGATCCCGACTAGTCGAGGTAGTCGCGCAGCACCTGGGAGCGGGACGGGTGGCGCAGCTTCGACATCGTCTTGGACTCGATCTGGCGGATGCGCTCGCGCGTGACGCCGTACACCTTGCCGATCTCGTCGAGGGTCTTCGGCTGACCGTCGGTGAGACCGAAGCGCATGGAGACGACGCCCGCCTCGCGCTCGGACAGGGTGTCGAGGACGGAGTGCAGCTGCTCCTGCAGCAGCGTGAAGCTGACCGCGTCGGCCGGGACGACCGCCTCGGAGTCCTCGATGAGGTCACCGAACTCGCTGTCGCCGTCCTCGCCCAGCGGGGTGTGCAGGGAGATGGGCTCGCGGCCGTACTTCTGGACCTCGATGACCTTCTCCGGGGTCATGTCGAGTTCCTTGGCCAGCTCCTCCGGGGTGGGCTCGCGGCCCAGGTCCTGGAGCATCTGGCGCTGCACGCGCGCGAGCTTGTTGATGACCTCGACCATGTGCACCGGGATACGGATGGTGCGCGCCTGGTCGGCCATGGCGCGGGTGATCGCCTGACGGATCCACCAGGTGGCGTACGTGGAGAACTTGTAACCCTTGGTGTAGTCGAACTTCTCCACCGCGCGGATCAGACCGAGGTTGCCCTCCTGGATGAGGTCCAGGAAGAGCATGCCGCGGCCGGTGTAGCGCTTGGCCAGGGAGACCACGAGACGGAGGTTGGCCTCCAGCAGGTGGTTCTTGGCGCGGCGCCCGTCCTCCGCGATGATCTCCAGCTCGCGCTTGAGCTTCGGCGCCAGCTTGTCGGAGTTGGCCAGCTTGTCCTCGGCGAACAGGCCCGCCTCGATGCGCTTGGCGAGCTCGACCTCCTGCTCGGCGTTGAGCAGGGGGACCTTGCCGATCTGCTTGAGGTAGTCCTTGACCGGGTCCGCGGTGGCGCCGGCGGCGGCGACCTGCTGCGCGGGCGCGTCGTCCTCGTCCTCGTCGGACAGCACGAAGCCGGCGTTCTCGGCGCCCTCGGGCTCCTCCGCGGCCTTGGTCTCCTCGAGGACCTCCTCGTCGACCAGCTCGGCGTCGTCCTTCTTCGCCGTGGTCTTCTTGGCGGCGGTCTTCTTGGCCGTGGCCTTCTTCGCGGGCGCCGCCTTCTTGGCGGTGGTCTTCTTGGCGGCCGCCTTCCTGGCGGGCGCCTCCTCCTCGCCGGCGGGGTCCGCGGCGGACGCCGGCGTGGCGGTGGCGGTGGCCTTCCGGGTGGTCGCCGTCTTGGCCGCGACCGTCTTGGTGGCGGTGCGCTTGGCGGGACTCTTCGCTGCGACGCTCTTTCGGGTGCGCTTGGGCTCTGCGGCACTGACCATCAGCGTCACACCCTCTTCCTCGAGGATCTGGTTGAGGCTGCGCAGTACGTTCTTCCACTGAGTGGCCGGAATCTGGTCAGCTTCGAAGGCCCGACGCACGTCATCGCCGGCGATCTGCCCCTCGGCCTTTCCCCGCTCAATGAGAGCCATGACAGAGACGGACTCGGCGATCTCCGGCGGGAGCGTACGGGATGTGCTGGCCGACACGAACAACCTCTCGGAACGTTGGAAAACGGCTTCCGGCCCCGTCCACCGTGGACAGGAGCCGACCGCCGGCTTGGAAGTGGGCCGACGGCGCGGGCGGGTGCCGGGAGGATGCACAGCGCCATGAACGGCGTCCGTATTCCCTCCGCGGCTGTCACCTCTTAGGTCATCGCGTTCTTCCCGGGAGCGTTACGCCCAATCCGCGTGGCCCGAGTCACACCCCGTAAGCACCCGGAAGCGGTCGGACAAGGACAAAAGTGTTCACCCCGGGGCAGCGGGCTCACCTCCTGGCATCTCGCCTACCCCGTCTTGCCGGTCGGACCCCACGGGATCGCCGATGATCCCGCGGGGTCCGACGGGGGACGGCTCACGGGTGGGGCACCGCCACAGGAGGGGGATGGCGGGCCGGACCGCGCCGTCCGCGGAACGCGGTCAGTGCTCGCGCGGGGCGGGCACCACGCGTTCCACCTCGGGGTGGACCGTGAGCAGTTGGCGCATGGCCGTCTCGGCGGCCGCGCCGTCGCCGTCAGCGAGGGCGGCGACGATCCGGGCGTGGTGGCCCAGCGAGGTCTCGTTCGGGCGCTCACAGCCCGTGACCGGGCCGCCCGAGACCTGGAGCGCGGAGGACACGATCCCGGAGAGGTGCTCCAGCATCCGGTTGCCGGCGACCTGGATGAGCAGGGAGTGGAACTCGACATCGGCTCGGGCGAACGTGAGCGCGTCCCCCTGGCTCAGGGTGTGCCCCATGATCTCCACCATGTCGGCCAGGCGCTGCTGGATGTCCTCCCGTCCGTGGCCCGCCGCAAGGCGTGCCGCGAGCGGCTCGATCGTCCAGCGGAGCTCGCTGAGCTCGCGGCGCTGGTCGTCGCGCTGCGGCCCGAAGGCCCGCCACTCGATGATGTCCGGGTCGAGAAGATTCCAGTCGCTGACGGGGCGCACGCGTGTGCCGACGTTCGGGCGGGCGCTGACCAGGCCCTTGGCCTCCAGGACGCGCAGCGACTCGCGGACGACGGTGCGGGAGACCTCGAAGCGCTGGCCGATCTCCTCCGGAACCAGGGGGCGGTCGGCACCCAGGTCCCCCGAAACGATCATCTGACCCAACTGCTGAACGAGTTGGCCGTGCAGTCCGCGCCCGCGGCTGCCCGCGGCGCGCCGGCTCACACGGCCCAGTTCCGGATCCGCGCCCTCCCAGACAGGGGCCCCGACACGGTCGGCGGCGGGCGCCTCGGCGTAGGGGTAGCGGTCGAGTTCGCCCGGGCTCGCGAGGCCGGAGTCTGCGGAGCGGGCGGCGGTCATCATGGTGTGCGCAAGGGTACTCACGCATCCTTTGTCGGCGCCGTTCCCAACTCCCTTGAGGTCTTTGGTGAAAAGCACACGAAAGGGTGATCGCTCACCTCGTCGCAATTGACGCCTTATCGGAAAGATACGGGCGTTTCACTGGGAGTTGCGGGCAAGGACGGTCCGATGCGCTCACGGACGGTCATCATCGGACCCTGCTCCGCAGATTGGTGAGCAGGTACGCGCAGAGCAGCGCCGCCAGCGACAACGCCAGGGCGCTCCCCACGGGTTGGGCGACCAGCCGCAGCACGGCCTCCAGATGCTGCTCCCCTGCCAACGGCCAGCGCAGCGGCACGTCCTCACGCGACCGCGGGGTGCGCGCCGGCAGCCCTTCCATCGCCTTGCGCACGAGGGGCACGACGAGCAGGGGTACGGCGACGACCACGGCGAGACCCGCGGTCGTGGACCGGAACACGCCCGCGGCCAGCACTCCGGCGCAGGCGCACCCCGTCACCAGCCCGAGCCAGCCCGCGCCCAACCGGAGCCAGTCGGCGGGAACGCGCACGACCTCCGGTCCGTAGAGGAGATGGAGGAGTTCGGCATCGCATCCGACGGTCAGGACGGCCAGCACCACCGCGGTGACCGAGGCGACGAGCAGTTTGGCGGTCAGCAGCCCCAGCCTGCGGGGGACGGTTCCGCGGTCCGCCGCCAGCGCCGGGTGACGGAACTCGTCGCCGAAGGCCAGCGCGCCGAGCAGCCCCGCGCCGAGCGCCGCGGGCGGCAGCGGCAACTCCGCCGGCCATGCGGCCAGCAGGCGCGGCTGAGGGGTGTGTCCCACGCGTGCCAGCAGTACGGCGGTGAGCGCGGACACGACGAGCACTCCGGCCCCGACGAGGAACCCCGTGCGGATGCCCGTGGCACGGCGGATCTCGTAGCGGAGGGGGCGCAGGGGCCTGGGCGCGGGGCGGACGGTGATGGGAGGCGGGAGTTCGCCCTCGGCGCCGGGTGCGCGCCTGCCCCGGCTCCCGTCCCCGGCCCGGCGCGGGCGGGGACCAGGTGGGCGGGCGTCCTCGTCGCTGGATTCCTCCGGCGCCTTCCGGTCTTCGTCGGGCGCGGCCACGGGCGTGCCGGGACCGGCGGGTACCTCGGGGTGGCGGCCCTGCGGTGCGGTCGAGGGGGAGGGCTGTGGTGCGGTGGCCGGGAAGGGCCGCGGTGCGGTGGCGGGGAGGTGGAGGGGGTCCGCCGTCGCGTGGAGTGGGGTGCGGGTGGCGGGTGACGGTGTGCGCGGGTCGGATGGGACCGATGGGGTGGACGCCGATGGGGTGGACGGGGTCGATGGGGTGGACGGGGTGGATTCCCCAGCGGTCGGTTCGGTTCCGGGGGCGGGGCCCGCTCCGTCATCCGCCGCCCGGCCGGCCGCCCCGGCTCCGGGCCCCATGTCCGCCACCTCGTCTGCCAGTTGGTGGACGACGATGCCGTTGCGGAACGCCGTTTCGCCGACCTCCGCGCAGGTACTGCCGTAGACGCAGAGGCGGTTGCCGCTCTCGCGTACCACCTCCACGGACCGCTGTGCCGCGCGGGCCTCCTGCGTGAGCAGCGCGGACAGGC is a window from the Streptomyces capillispiralis genome containing:
- a CDS encoding RNA polymerase sigma factor produces the protein MSASTSRTLPPEIAESVSVMALIERGKAEGQIAGDDVRRAFEADQIPATQWKNVLRSLNQILEEEGVTLMVSAAEPKRTRKSVAAKSPAKRTATKTVAAKTATTRKATATATPASAADPAGEEEAPARKAAAKKTTAKKAAPAKKATAKKTAAKKTTAKKDDAELVDEEVLEETKAAEEPEGAENAGFVLSDEDEDDAPAQQVAAAGATADPVKDYLKQIGKVPLLNAEQEVELAKRIEAGLFAEDKLANSDKLAPKLKRELEIIAEDGRRAKNHLLEANLRLVVSLAKRYTGRGMLFLDLIQEGNLGLIRAVEKFDYTKGYKFSTYATWWIRQAITRAMADQARTIRIPVHMVEVINKLARVQRQMLQDLGREPTPEELAKELDMTPEKVIEVQKYGREPISLHTPLGEDGDSEFGDLIEDSEAVVPADAVSFTLLQEQLHSVLDTLSEREAGVVSMRFGLTDGQPKTLDEIGKVYGVTRERIRQIESKTMSKLRHPSRSQVLRDYLD
- a CDS encoding ATP-binding cassette domain-containing protein, yielding MIQAIGLTSTPRAELPPAVDDVSFEAHAGRVTVLLGAPGAGKTTALGLMLELQRGRGVTYFRGRPLHRIPHPAREVGVLLGDVPGHPARTVRGHLRMLCAAAGVPGRRADEVLEAVGLVSLRDERLGTLSRGMDRRLGLACALLPDPHTLVLDDPARGLSVRENRWLYGVLRAHADQGGTVLCTTADPKEAARVADRVVTLDRGRLVADQDAADFARTRLRPRVAVRSPHAARLSALLTQEARAAQRSVEVVRESGNRLCVYGSTCAEVGETAFRNGIVVHQLADEVADMGPGAGAAGRAADDGAGPAPGTEPTAGESTPSTPSTPSTPSASTPSVPSDPRTPSPATRTPLHATADPLHLPATAPRPFPATAPQPSPSTAPQGRHPEVPAGPGTPVAAPDEDRKAPEESSDEDARPPGPRPRRAGDGSRGRRAPGAEGELPPPITVRPAPRPLRPLRYEIRRATGIRTGFLVGAGVLVVSALTAVLLARVGHTPQPRLLAAWPAELPLPPAALGAGLLGALAFGDEFRHPALAADRGTVPRRLGLLTAKLLVASVTAVVLAVLTVGCDAELLHLLYGPEVVRVPADWLRLGAGWLGLVTGCACAGVLAAGVFRSTTAGLAVVVAVPLLVVPLVRKAMEGLPARTPRSREDVPLRWPLAGEQHLEAVLRLVAQPVGSALALSLAALLCAYLLTNLRSRVR
- a CDS encoding S1 family peptidase, translated to MRRLLVRALARPLALAAAGTVIPLASALPAAADSIVVGGSPVDVSDSPWTVALASRDRFGGTRAGQFCGGVAVGRTTVLTAAHCMDEEVLGAPPDHVHDLRVITGRTELLSERGQEVAVRDVWVNPGYDSATNAGDFAVLTLAEPLPSSSVIAMAGTGDPAYRAGTAATVYGWGDTTGSGAYAGSLHAARVRVQPDGVCESAYPGGSDGTYRAETMLCAGEVAGGRDACQGDSGGPLVAQGRLIGLVSWGAGCGWAGSPGVYTRVSAVLRTLGWPQA
- a CDS encoding FadR/GntR family transcriptional regulator — its product is MSTLAHTMMTAARSADSGLASPGELDRYPYAEAPAADRVGAPVWEGADPELGRVSRRAAGSRGRGLHGQLVQQLGQMIVSGDLGADRPLVPEEIGQRFEVSRTVVRESLRVLEAKGLVSARPNVGTRVRPVSDWNLLDPDIIEWRAFGPQRDDQRRELSELRWTIEPLAARLAAGHGREDIQQRLADMVEIMGHTLSQGDALTFARADVEFHSLLIQVAGNRMLEHLSGIVSSALQVSGGPVTGCERPNETSLGHHARIVAALADGDGAAAETAMRQLLTVHPEVERVVPAPREH